Proteins from a genomic interval of Trifolium pratense cultivar HEN17-A07 linkage group LG6, ARS_RC_1.1, whole genome shotgun sequence:
- the LOC123889688 gene encoding abscisic acid receptor PYL4-like, translated as MMLPNPTTTVPDAVARYHTHAVSSNQCCSAVIQEIAAPVSTVWSVVRRFDNPQAYKHFVKSCHVILGDGNVGTLREVRVISGLPAAVSTERLEILDDERHVISFSMIGGDHRLANYRSVTTLHPCPISDSDGNHRSGTVVVESYVVDVPPGNTTDDTCVFVDTILRCNLQSLAKFAENLAETRSNQR; from the coding sequence ATGATGTTACCAAACCCAACAACCACCGTCCCCGACGCCGTCGCACGCTACCACACGCACGCCGTTTCCTCAAACCAGTGTTGCTCCGCCGTCATCCAAGAAATCGCCGCTCCTGTATCCACCGTCTGGTCCGTCGTCCGTCGCTTCGACAATCCACAAGCCTACAAACACTTTGTCAAAAGTTGCCACGTCATCCTCGGCGACGGAAACGTAGGCACTCTCCGTGAAGTTCGTGTCATCTCCGGTCTCCCCGCCGCCGTCAGCACCGAACGACTCGAAATCCTCGACGATGAACGCCACGTCATCAGCTTCAGCATGATCGGCGGCGATCACAGGCTCGCGAACTACCGTTCTGTCACCACTCTTCATCCGTGTCCGATCTCCGATTCCGACGGTAACCACCGCTCCGGTACGGTTGTTGTTGAATCTTACGTCGTTGATGTTCCGCCGGGAAACACCACTGATGATACTTGTGTTTTTGTTGATACCATTCTTCGGTGCAATCTTCAATCTCTCGCGAAATTCGCCGAGAATTTGGCCGAAACGAGATCGAACCAACGATAA